The following are from one region of the Fretibacterium sp. OH1220_COT-178 genome:
- a CDS encoding aminotransferase class V-fold PLP-dependent enzyme produces MASVYLNNAATTWPKPPSVGAAMADFLSRGGANLGRGTSSSRDMGTLNSVLDCRFRLAALLGGWEGGDPRWVTFCANVTEALNVVLRGFLRPGMSVLTSSMEHNAVVRPLRALEASGVAVTLLPCGADGALDPRALSEALSSRRFDLVVLAHASNVCGTIQPLGEIAALCSAAGVPLVLDSAQTAGVLPIDAASLGLAALCFTGHKGLMGPQGVGGVLWNPEFAERVEPLVLGGTGSYSHMEEQPRELPDRFESGTPNLPGIIGLHASLGWIAETGLDRIAAREHELGERLMEGLARVGGVVLYGRRSMEGRLSVLALNVDGVDNGMLADALSQEGFETRPGLHCAPVAHRTLGSFPQGSLRVSPGYFTTPQEIELFLEALHRAVERLKERN; encoded by the coding sequence ATGGCGTCGGTCTACCTGAACAACGCCGCGACGACCTGGCCGAAGCCGCCCAGCGTGGGGGCGGCTATGGCGGACTTTCTGTCCCGCGGGGGCGCAAACCTCGGCCGCGGGACCTCGTCTTCGCGCGACATGGGCACCCTGAACTCGGTGCTGGACTGCCGGTTCCGTCTCGCCGCCCTGCTCGGGGGCTGGGAGGGGGGCGACCCGCGCTGGGTGACCTTCTGTGCGAACGTCACGGAGGCCCTCAACGTCGTGCTGCGCGGTTTTCTCCGGCCCGGAATGAGCGTTCTGACCTCCTCGATGGAGCACAACGCCGTCGTACGCCCCCTGAGGGCCCTCGAAGCGTCCGGGGTCGCGGTCACGCTTCTTCCCTGCGGGGCCGACGGGGCGCTCGACCCTCGTGCCCTGTCGGAGGCCCTGTCGTCGCGGCGTTTCGACCTCGTGGTCCTGGCTCACGCCAGCAACGTCTGCGGCACGATACAGCCTCTCGGGGAGATCGCGGCGCTCTGTTCCGCGGCAGGGGTCCCCCTGGTTCTGGACAGCGCGCAGACCGCGGGGGTGCTCCCCATCGACGCGGCTTCCCTGGGTCTCGCGGCCCTCTGCTTCACCGGCCACAAGGGGCTGATGGGGCCGCAGGGCGTGGGCGGAGTCCTCTGGAATCCTGAGTTCGCCGAGCGGGTCGAACCTCTGGTCCTCGGTGGGACCGGAAGCTATTCGCACATGGAGGAACAGCCCCGGGAGCTTCCGGACCGCTTCGAATCCGGGACGCCCAACCTGCCGGGGATCATCGGGCTCCATGCGTCGTTGGGCTGGATCGCCGAGACCGGGCTGGACCGGATCGCGGCCCGCGAACACGAGCTGGGCGAGCGCCTGATGGAGGGGCTTGCCCGAGTCGGGGGCGTCGTCCTCTACGGGCGTCGGAGCATGGAGGGCCGTCTTTCGGTCCTCGCGCTGAACGTCGATGGAGTGGACAACGGCATGCTGGCCGACGCGCTCTCCCAGGAGGGATTCGAGACCCGTCCGGGCCTGCATTGCGCGCCCGTCGCCCACAGGACCCTGGGCAGCTTCCCCCAGGGAAGCCTGAGGGTCTCCCCGGGTTATTTCACGACGCCCCAGGAGATCGAACTTTTCCTGGAGGCGCTGCACAGGGCCGTCGAGCGGCTGAAGGAGCGAAACTGA
- the dnaA gene encoding chromosomal replication initiator protein DnaA has product MQKDTKNLKELWDEIVGGADLPEGAVSLWLTTCMPVALEEDELVVDTTNPFTQEYITKNFLEALNRSARNGDNVKRIRLKASVHPEGEDKRKEWVARAEEASRSRNEPGCNLNPHYTFSTFVVGKSNRLAHAASLAVAEMPGKAYNPLFIWGGVGLGKTHLMHAICHYALSRSQGLRALYLSAEKFLNEFVQAIGSSKMSQFKDRYRNVDILLIDDIQFLGNKGQSQEEFFHTFNTLHEGNKQVVICSDRQPSELQNIEDRLISRFAWGLVTDIQPPDLETRIAILQKKATFREYDMPDEVIHFLAQHIPSNIRELEGALNRVIACAELSGEPITIDQTSVWLKDILRMDLKGPVTIESIQAVVAESFGMSPDDLASSKRTADIALARQIAMYLCRELTELSLQKIGHAFRKKDHTTVIHAQRKIGQLIKGDPDVKRTVDNIRNKL; this is encoded by the coding sequence TTGCAAAAGGACACGAAGAACCTGAAGGAACTGTGGGACGAGATCGTCGGGGGCGCCGACCTGCCCGAGGGGGCGGTGTCGCTCTGGCTGACGACCTGCATGCCCGTGGCGCTGGAGGAGGACGAGCTGGTCGTCGACACGACCAACCCCTTCACTCAGGAGTACATCACGAAGAACTTTCTGGAGGCGTTGAACCGATCCGCCCGGAACGGGGACAACGTGAAGCGCATCCGCCTGAAGGCCAGCGTCCATCCCGAGGGGGAGGACAAGCGGAAGGAGTGGGTGGCCCGCGCCGAGGAGGCGTCGCGGAGCCGGAACGAACCGGGATGCAATCTGAACCCGCACTACACCTTCTCCACCTTTGTCGTGGGAAAATCCAACCGGCTCGCCCACGCCGCCAGCCTGGCCGTCGCGGAGATGCCGGGGAAGGCGTACAACCCGCTCTTCATCTGGGGCGGCGTCGGGCTGGGAAAGACGCACCTGATGCACGCCATCTGCCATTACGCGCTCTCGCGTTCGCAGGGTCTGAGGGCGCTCTACCTCAGCGCGGAGAAGTTTCTGAACGAGTTCGTCCAGGCCATCGGGTCGTCGAAGATGTCCCAGTTCAAGGACCGCTACCGCAACGTGGACATCCTGCTGATCGACGACATTCAGTTCCTCGGAAACAAGGGGCAGAGCCAGGAGGAGTTCTTCCACACCTTCAACACCCTCCACGAGGGCAACAAGCAGGTGGTGATCTGCTCGGACCGCCAGCCGTCGGAGCTCCAGAACATCGAGGACCGGCTGATCAGCCGCTTCGCCTGGGGGCTCGTGACGGACATCCAGCCGCCGGATCTGGAGACGCGTATCGCCATCCTTCAGAAGAAGGCCACGTTCCGGGAGTACGACATGCCCGACGAGGTCATCCATTTTCTGGCGCAGCACATCCCCAGCAACATCCGCGAGCTGGAGGGGGCCCTCAACCGCGTCATTGCCTGTGCGGAGCTGTCCGGAGAGCCCATCACCATCGACCAGACGTCCGTCTGGCTCAAGGATATCCTCCGCATGGACCTGAAGGGCCCGGTGACAATCGAGAGCATCCAGGCCGTGGTGGCGGAGAGCTTCGGGATGAGCCCGGACGATCTCGCGAGCTCCAAGCGCACGGCCGACATCGCCCTGGCGCGCCAGATCGCCATGTACCTCTGCAGGGAGCTGACGGAGCTCAGCCTCCAGAAGATCGGGCACGCCTTCAGAAAAAAGGACCATACGACCGTCATCCACGCCCAAAGGAAGATCGGGCAGCTCATCAAGGGCGACCCCGACGTCAAGCGCACGGTGGACAACATACGGAACAAGCTGTGA
- the dnaN gene encoding DNA polymerase III subunit beta, with the protein MKIELDRLEFLKAWQMAERSSSTKSTISAVSGILITASEAETHLQATDFKTAIRCLAQGVRTVSPGSAVLPVRLFGEFLKKMPLDTISLEIANERGTLSAGRNRTRFATWPVSEFPGIPRSDGADPLCDLLAADLVRAITEGAVASSTPADFPKYLGTCLLKIQQNRLKVVSTDGKRLSLSQCPCEAEADAELLLPVPALRELGRLLAGGDPEARTQVLYDGSTAWFRMGDLEFSVRRVESSFPNYEKILTPGASTTLRIRRDELLPALERIDIMVRNTLTRLVVLNLSPGGEFRLSGRAPELGTTVEVLDGNVDGDPLRVGFNVGFLQDGLKALGSGEIRLEFNGEEGQTRLLREGSEDFLYMLMPARLSPQDLTDDEESPEGLEDVEGPVPEEEPF; encoded by the coding sequence ATGAAAATAGAGCTCGACCGGTTGGAGTTTCTCAAGGCCTGGCAGATGGCCGAGCGCTCCAGCAGCACAAAAAGCACGATCAGCGCGGTGAGCGGCATTCTGATCACGGCCTCGGAGGCGGAAACCCACCTTCAGGCAACGGACTTCAAGACGGCGATACGCTGCCTGGCCCAGGGCGTCCGTACCGTCTCCCCAGGCTCGGCGGTCCTGCCGGTCCGCCTCTTCGGAGAGTTTCTCAAGAAGATGCCGCTCGACACGATCTCCCTGGAGATCGCCAACGAGAGGGGGACGCTCTCGGCGGGCCGGAACCGGACCCGCTTCGCCACGTGGCCCGTGTCGGAATTCCCGGGAATCCCCCGCAGCGACGGTGCGGATCCCCTGTGCGACCTCCTCGCGGCCGATCTCGTGCGGGCCATCACCGAGGGAGCCGTGGCCAGCTCCACCCCTGCCGACTTCCCGAAGTACCTGGGCACCTGTCTGCTGAAGATCCAGCAGAACCGGCTCAAGGTCGTCTCGACGGACGGCAAGCGCCTCTCGCTCTCGCAGTGTCCCTGCGAGGCTGAGGCCGACGCGGAGCTTCTGCTCCCGGTCCCGGCCCTCAGAGAGTTGGGGCGCCTCCTGGCGGGCGGCGACCCGGAGGCCCGCACGCAGGTCCTGTACGACGGCTCCACCGCCTGGTTCAGGATGGGGGACCTGGAGTTCTCCGTCCGCCGCGTGGAGTCGTCCTTCCCGAACTACGAGAAGATCCTGACGCCCGGGGCCTCGACGACGCTCAGGATTCGTCGGGACGAGCTGCTCCCGGCCCTCGAGCGCATCGACATCATGGTGCGCAACACCCTGACCCGCCTCGTGGTCCTCAACCTCTCGCCCGGCGGGGAGTTCCGCCTGAGCGGCCGGGCCCCCGAACTGGGCACCACGGTGGAGGTCCTGGACGGAAACGTCGACGGCGATCCGCTGCGGGTCGGCTTCAACGTCGGCTTTCTCCAGGACGGCCTGAAGGCCCTCGGCAGCGGCGAGATCCGCCTGGAATTCAACGGCGAGGAGGGACAGACGAGGCTGCTTCGGGAGGGCTCGGAGGATTTCCTCTACATGCTCATGCCCGCTCGGCTGAGTCCTCAGGATCTGACCGACGACGAGGAATCCCCTGAGGGACTCGAGGACGTCGAGGGACCCGTCCCGGAGGAGGAGCCGTTCTGA
- the recF gene encoding DNA replication/repair protein RecF (All proteins in this family for which functions are known are DNA-binding proteins that assist the filamentation of RecA onto DNA for the initiation of recombination or recombinational repair.) translates to MRFESSAVRNFRNLGAARIPWEPGLNLILGPNGAGKTNLLESLNLLSGWGPFTGRAGSAVAWDSKDGRALLAARAVGEREIEISALLSSRMTLKADGVRVSGSELRVLLPTLSFLPTDIGLIDGSPSVRRLFLDRLCALCIPPYARRLSEYRQLVRHRVALLRQGRSPRGTTLPFARLGGWILESRRRVLALMADRSDGEGGLLPFPVDLRVEPEVSGNGNDYLLAALEASEERERHARRPLVGPHRDDLSIVCMGRAACGALSRGQKRRLVLSLILMAGRFVERHLRVKPILLFDDLGAELDAAGRAAAGTALLATGWQVFVTGTEHPFPELAGGARVHHLTSKDTG, encoded by the coding sequence ATGCGGTTCGAGAGCAGCGCCGTCAGGAACTTTCGGAACCTCGGGGCCGCGCGCATCCCCTGGGAGCCGGGCCTGAACCTCATTCTGGGCCCCAACGGAGCCGGAAAGACCAACCTCCTGGAGTCCCTGAACCTCCTCTCCGGCTGGGGTCCCTTCACCGGAAGGGCGGGCTCGGCCGTCGCCTGGGACTCCAAGGACGGGCGCGCGCTTTTGGCCGCCCGGGCCGTCGGGGAGCGGGAGATCGAGATCTCGGCGCTCCTCTCGTCCCGAATGACGCTCAAGGCGGACGGCGTTCGGGTCAGCGGCTCGGAACTGCGGGTCCTTCTGCCCACCCTCTCCTTTCTCCCGACGGACATCGGCCTGATCGACGGCTCGCCCTCCGTGCGGCGGCTCTTTCTCGACCGGCTTTGCGCCCTCTGCATTCCGCCCTACGCGCGGCGTCTCTCCGAGTACCGGCAGCTCGTTCGGCATCGGGTCGCCCTTCTGAGGCAGGGCCGTTCCCCCCGGGGAACGACCCTGCCCTTTGCGCGCTTGGGGGGCTGGATCCTCGAGAGCCGGCGCCGGGTGCTCGCCCTCATGGCGGACCGCTCGGACGGCGAAGGGGGGCTCCTGCCCTTCCCGGTCGATCTTCGGGTCGAGCCCGAGGTCTCAGGGAACGGCAACGACTACCTGTTGGCGGCCCTGGAGGCGAGCGAGGAGCGGGAGCGCCACGCCCGGCGGCCCTTGGTCGGGCCACACCGGGACGACCTGAGCATCGTCTGCATGGGGCGGGCCGCCTGCGGCGCGCTCAGCCGGGGACAGAAGCGGCGGCTCGTCCTCTCCCTGATCCTGATGGCGGGCCGTTTCGTCGAGCGGCACCTTCGTGTCAAGCCGATCCTGCTCTTCGACGATCTCGGCGCCGAGCTGGACGCCGCGGGACGAGCCGCCGCGGGGACGGCACTCCTCGCGACGGGGTGGCAGGTCTTCGTCACTGGGACGGAACATCCGTTTCCGGAGCTTGCCGGAGGGGCCCGCGTCCACCACCTGACTTCGAAAGATACCGGCTGA
- the mnmG gene encoding tRNA uridine-5-carboxymethylaminomethyl(34) synthesis enzyme MnmG translates to MFRDRYDIVVIGGGHAGCEAALAGARMGCRTLLLTLGVDATALMPCNPSIGGPAKGHLVREISALGGEQARAADASTLMLRWLNTSKGVAVRALRAQCDPVRYAGHYRTLLYTQTNLDLHQDEVVELLTEGGRVRGVLSRHGSRYGARSVVLCSGTYLGGRVHVGEAAFSSGPMGQTSADRLLDSLAALGLRQGRMRTDTSPRLNLDTIDLASAVPQRSEEEPLCFDIWGEKRVHRSDYACWFSRTTERTHAILERNIHRSPLTTGALDTRGPRYCPSIEDKFLRFPDRRTHPIVFEPVSSDTKEVYVQNFSTSLPYDVQVEMVRSLPGCADAKIIRPGYGIEYVYLSPDQLAPSLESRELRGLFCAGQVNGTSGYEEAAAQGLLAGVNAALSAKGDPPVVLSRSDGYLGVLVDDLTTKSTEEPYRMLTSRCEHRLLMRYDNADRRLSPLARRLGLIGDGRWAELERRWEREDREVARLESARIVPSEGTECLCAAFGSEAPREPATAAAFLRRRGVTYRLIEALVPPEVPLEPEEAFYVETSLRYAGYLEKEARLAERMTGMDGVLIPDGFDYESLEGLSSEGRQKLVRFRPRSLGGALRISGVTPADVQLLAVVLKRMGRTPDRGCAR, encoded by the coding sequence TTGTTTCGAGATCGATACGACATCGTTGTGATCGGCGGGGGACACGCGGGCTGCGAGGCGGCGCTGGCCGGCGCCCGCATGGGCTGCCGCACCCTGCTGCTGACCCTAGGGGTGGACGCCACGGCGCTGATGCCTTGCAACCCCTCCATCGGCGGCCCCGCCAAGGGGCATCTGGTCCGCGAGATCAGCGCGCTTGGGGGGGAACAGGCCCGTGCGGCCGACGCCTCGACCCTGATGCTCCGGTGGCTGAACACCTCGAAGGGGGTGGCGGTTCGGGCGCTGCGCGCCCAGTGCGATCCCGTACGCTACGCGGGACACTACAGAACCCTGCTCTACACGCAGACGAACCTCGACCTGCATCAGGACGAGGTGGTCGAGCTGCTGACCGAGGGAGGGCGGGTCCGCGGCGTGCTGAGCCGTCACGGTTCGCGCTACGGGGCCCGGTCGGTCGTCCTCTGCTCGGGGACGTACCTCGGGGGCCGCGTCCACGTGGGCGAGGCCGCGTTCTCCTCGGGCCCGATGGGGCAGACCTCCGCGGACCGCCTGCTCGACTCCCTGGCGGCGCTGGGCCTGAGACAGGGTCGCATGAGGACGGACACGTCGCCCCGCCTGAACCTCGATACGATCGACCTCGCCTCCGCAGTGCCGCAGCGGTCGGAGGAGGAGCCGCTCTGCTTCGACATCTGGGGGGAGAAACGGGTTCATCGCTCGGATTACGCCTGTTGGTTCTCCCGGACGACGGAGCGCACCCACGCGATCCTCGAGCGGAACATCCACCGTTCCCCATTGACGACCGGAGCCCTGGACACCCGGGGCCCCCGGTACTGTCCTTCCATCGAGGACAAGTTTCTGCGTTTTCCGGACCGCAGGACGCACCCGATCGTCTTCGAGCCCGTCTCCTCGGACACGAAGGAGGTCTACGTCCAGAACTTCTCCACCAGCCTGCCCTACGACGTCCAGGTCGAGATGGTGCGGTCCCTGCCGGGCTGTGCGGACGCCAAGATCATCCGGCCGGGCTATGGAATAGAATATGTGTATCTCAGCCCTGATCAACTTGCACCTTCTCTCGAGAGCCGCGAGCTGAGGGGGCTTTTTTGCGCGGGACAGGTCAACGGGACCTCGGGCTACGAGGAGGCGGCGGCTCAGGGCCTTTTGGCGGGGGTCAACGCGGCCCTCTCCGCGAAGGGGGACCCGCCGGTCGTTCTGAGCCGGTCGGACGGGTACCTCGGCGTCCTGGTGGACGACCTGACGACCAAGAGCACGGAGGAGCCCTACCGGATGCTGACGAGCCGCTGCGAGCATCGCCTGTTGATGCGCTACGACAACGCCGATCGGCGTCTCTCCCCTCTGGCCCGGCGTCTCGGCCTGATCGGGGACGGGCGCTGGGCGGAGCTGGAGCGCCGCTGGGAACGGGAGGACCGTGAGGTCGCACGGCTGGAGTCGGCGCGGATCGTTCCGTCCGAGGGGACGGAGTGCCTTTGCGCCGCATTTGGATCGGAGGCCCCGAGGGAGCCGGCGACGGCCGCGGCCTTTCTGCGGCGCCGGGGGGTGACGTACCGCCTGATCGAGGCGCTCGTCCCGCCGGAGGTCCCTCTCGAGCCGGAGGAGGCCTTTTACGTCGAAACGAGCCTTCGGTACGCCGGGTACCTGGAGAAGGAGGCGCGTCTGGCCGAGCGCATGACGGGCATGGATGGAGTCCTCATTCCGGACGGGTTCGACTACGAATCGCTCGAGGGGCTGTCGTCCGAGGGGCGCCAGAAGCTCGTGCGCTTCCGCCCCCGCTCGCTGGGCGGGGCGCTGCGCATCTCCGGGGTGACGCCCGCCGATGTCCAGCTGCTGGCCGTGGTGCTCAAGCGGATGGGCCGCACCCCGGACAGGGGGTGCGCGAGATGA
- a CDS encoding DUF721 domain-containing protein — protein sequence MREDAARNAIRAGCRRLERVASLKELLEGMVPGQSDRIRRLEDLMRNWAAVVGPGRARLSAPYELEDGELRVAAATPHAAQQIGNMKGNILRALRERWGLEADRVRVTQGPPPLRRRVAQDGPRRRHPRVVLPPEEVEALRSACPEALSDEAALGLARLRAFFARRFPHSR from the coding sequence ATGAGGGAAGACGCCGCCCGAAACGCGATCCGTGCGGGCTGCAGGCGACTGGAGCGGGTCGCGTCCCTGAAGGAGCTGCTGGAGGGGATGGTCCCGGGGCAGAGCGATCGCATCAGGCGGCTCGAGGACCTGATGAGGAACTGGGCTGCGGTGGTGGGGCCCGGGCGGGCCCGGCTCTCGGCCCCCTACGAACTGGAGGACGGGGAGCTCCGGGTCGCCGCCGCGACCCCTCATGCTGCACAGCAGATCGGCAACATGAAAGGGAACATCCTCCGTGCCCTCAGGGAGCGCTGGGGCTTGGAGGCGGACCGGGTCCGGGTGACTCAAGGTCCGCCTCCCCTCCGGCGCCGCGTCGCTCAGGACGGACCGCGCCGCAGGCACCCGCGGGTCGTGCTCCCGCCCGAGGAGGTCGAGGCGCTCCGGTCGGCCTGTCCCGAGGCCCTGTCCGACGAGGCCGCCCTGGGCCTGGCGAGGCTCCGGGCCTTCTTCGCCCGCCGCTTCCCCCATTCCCGGTAA
- a CDS encoding four-carbon acid sugar kinase family protein produces MFDYVVVADDYTGAVETAAKFMSGGYRTAVTLDPGSLGSLRKYSVVALDTETFFDSPERAAQKLENVTRDLLPWKDSTVFFKRIEPGLRGNVGPEVRVMAQELGFDTIVVATAFSRSRKAIEEGTVYLDRQERMSPLTVTTFQSASSAATTELLAQAGLHPREVLRDQIREGMTAEILQNKGCCCFDAENDEDLRMIVRGALKARPAKDVLWVGSVGLAEALARAARPFVFVVGTAHPRSVRQARQLMENGFVQPVRISTAGLGTDQADQHRVRAADEAEPLLRCGQSILLAATTEDKRFVRGDYPNGNIDGFMDLMADTVREIMGRTKIGGLCVTGGDCAVRIAQRVKAENLTLEREIQEGITLLSLSGGPFDGLPMISKSGSLGGERALVHCMEYFLHRNENADNAPWM; encoded by the coding sequence ATGTTCGATTACGTGGTTGTTGCCGACGATTACACCGGAGCCGTGGAGACCGCGGCGAAATTCATGAGCGGGGGCTACCGCACCGCCGTGACCCTGGACCCGGGGTCTTTGGGATCCCTCAGGAAGTACTCCGTCGTGGCCCTGGACACCGAGACCTTCTTCGACAGCCCGGAACGGGCCGCCCAGAAGCTCGAGAACGTCACCCGCGATCTGCTGCCCTGGAAGGACAGCACCGTCTTCTTCAAGCGCATCGAGCCGGGCCTCCGGGGCAATGTCGGCCCCGAGGTGCGCGTCATGGCACAGGAACTGGGGTTCGACACCATCGTCGTCGCCACCGCGTTTTCCCGAAGCCGCAAGGCGATCGAGGAGGGGACCGTCTACCTGGACAGGCAGGAGCGGATGTCGCCCCTCACCGTGACCACCTTTCAGTCCGCCAGCTCGGCCGCGACGACGGAGCTGCTGGCGCAGGCGGGGCTGCACCCCCGCGAGGTCCTGCGCGACCAGATCCGGGAGGGCATGACCGCAGAAATCCTCCAGAACAAGGGCTGCTGCTGTTTCGATGCCGAGAACGACGAGGACCTGCGGATGATCGTGCGCGGGGCCCTGAAGGCCCGGCCCGCCAAGGACGTGCTCTGGGTGGGGTCCGTGGGCCTCGCCGAAGCCCTGGCGAGGGCGGCGAGACCCTTCGTCTTCGTCGTCGGGACGGCCCACCCGCGAAGCGTCCGCCAGGCGCGCCAGCTCATGGAAAACGGGTTCGTCCAGCCCGTCCGCATCTCCACCGCAGGGCTCGGAACCGATCAGGCCGACCAGCACCGCGTGAGGGCAGCGGACGAGGCGGAGCCCCTGCTGCGCTGCGGGCAGTCCATCCTGCTCGCGGCGACGACGGAGGACAAGAGGTTCGTCCGGGGCGACTATCCGAACGGAAACATCGACGGGTTCATGGACCTGATGGCGGATACCGTCCGCGAGATCATGGGCCGCACGAAGATCGGAGGGCTGTGCGTCACCGGCGGGGACTGCGCCGTGCGCATCGCCCAGCGGGTCAAGGCGGAGAACCTCACCCTGGAACGGGAGATCCAGGAGGGCATCACGCTTCTGTCCCTGTCCGGCGGGCCCTTCGACGGGCTCCCCATGATCTCGAAGAGCGGCTCGCTGGGGGGCGAACGGGCCCTGGTGCACTGCATGGAGTACTTTCTGCACCGCAACGAGAACGCGGACAACGCCCCCTGGATGTAG
- a CDS encoding TerB N-terminal domain-containing protein yields MLFLVIGIVVVVAVGALLKQTKRGPVEDASAQPAVNEEVLQLDSPSADEPDRLLLGKSPPPAPEEGKDVPDEQKDSGLETVALPAIQEEPEPLSPVLAAAPISSPSAVASATYSSAAPPTLGGDSPYSYGAPQERKKAETAPSLLRWCGKTGSLQLGDFVLLGPLTYWSDGPSSTAEPCCIDITLPVEYPSADTVLPSDGASSYETMTPLQRGVYLTWLAGGRIQPPHHFCYPALWLFGLERRVLVDRLDLGVCIGEALRIMPLLRWESLRGSLIRFVTWMAVKLWLPEEQLLAFCKTLAVVPDELLGMLLGPYANSKLPLPAIVAFTLVRGSRTLHGAAAKEGTAAPHSEALFEQFSARYRSACKGGFVLTRPRTSVFLAYVPTNPSLASEKNASGGVLELPNFFEDLDVFAPLVTIWTDLMREVAPAAAAEDAAALSDRPDLEGFVLRIRGDAAPDAAFSEPAETTLAALADLMGIVREPDSKPRGTDRKKMVETARVEGYLILPDLGIAGKEYRWEDPALLVPLEMGARLSADYCTAALLLEFACALSNPQDHAQFEALRLRLDDYLSLSTEDHARLDALRRLWMPSPPTPEACGEFLQFWLQDEQRTVLRNFLTNFLGFLPSEEHPALLGRICTALGVAPDAHPQADERPPLERGEEVVRILAPLFKNS; encoded by the coding sequence GTGCTTTTTCTCGTGATCGGAATTGTCGTTGTTGTGGCCGTCGGCGCCCTGCTCAAGCAGACCAAGCGCGGACCCGTCGAGGATGCTTCGGCACAGCCCGCCGTCAACGAGGAGGTCCTGCAGCTCGATTCGCCCTCGGCGGACGAGCCCGATCGCCTTCTCCTCGGAAAATCGCCGCCCCCCGCGCCGGAAGAGGGAAAGGACGTCCCGGACGAACAAAAGGACTCCGGGCTCGAGACGGTTGCGCTTCCCGCCATCCAGGAGGAGCCGGAACCGCTCAGCCCCGTTTTGGCCGCCGCGCCGATCAGCTCCCCGAGCGCCGTGGCGAGCGCCACGTACTCCTCCGCGGCTCCTCCCACCCTGGGGGGGGACTCCCCCTACTCCTACGGCGCTCCGCAGGAGCGCAAAAAAGCGGAGACGGCCCCGTCGCTCCTGCGCTGGTGCGGAAAGACGGGCTCCCTTCAGCTGGGGGACTTCGTCCTCCTGGGGCCCCTGACCTATTGGTCGGACGGGCCCAGCAGCACCGCCGAACCCTGCTGCATCGACATCACCCTGCCCGTCGAGTATCCGTCCGCCGATACGGTCCTGCCCTCCGACGGCGCCTCCTCCTACGAGACCATGACGCCCCTGCAGCGGGGCGTCTACCTGACTTGGCTGGCCGGAGGCCGTATCCAGCCCCCTCACCACTTCTGCTACCCGGCCCTGTGGCTCTTCGGCCTCGAGCGACGCGTCCTGGTCGATCGCCTGGACCTGGGGGTCTGCATCGGCGAGGCCCTGCGCATCATGCCGTTGCTCCGCTGGGAGAGCCTGAGGGGAAGCCTGATCCGGTTCGTCACCTGGATGGCCGTCAAGCTCTGGCTTCCCGAGGAGCAGCTCCTCGCCTTCTGCAAGACCCTCGCCGTCGTCCCGGACGAACTGCTGGGCATGCTGCTGGGCCCCTACGCCAATTCCAAACTGCCCCTTCCCGCCATCGTAGCCTTCACTCTGGTGCGGGGCTCCCGGACCCTGCACGGCGCGGCTGCGAAGGAGGGGACGGCCGCGCCGCACTCCGAGGCCCTGTTCGAACAGTTCTCGGCACGCTACCGCAGCGCCTGCAAGGGAGGGTTCGTCCTCACCCGTCCCAGGACCTCCGTGTTCCTCGCGTACGTGCCGACGAACCCCTCGCTCGCCTCGGAGAAAAACGCGTCCGGCGGCGTGCTGGAGCTTCCCAACTTTTTCGAGGACCTCGACGTCTTCGCCCCTCTGGTCACGATCTGGACGGACCTGATGCGGGAGGTCGCACCGGCCGCCGCAGCGGAGGATGCCGCGGCGCTCTCCGATCGGCCGGACCTGGAGGGCTTCGTCCTCAGGATCCGGGGCGACGCCGCGCCGGATGCGGCGTTCTCCGAGCCCGCAGAGACGACCCTGGCGGCCCTGGCGGATCTGATGGGGATCGTCCGCGAACCGGATTCCAAGCCCAGGGGGACGGACCGCAAGAAGATGGTGGAGACCGCGCGGGTGGAGGGCTACCTGATCCTCCCGGACCTCGGCATCGCCGGGAAGGAGTACCGCTGGGAGGATCCGGCCCTGCTCGTCCCGCTGGAGATGGGGGCCCGGCTCTCCGCGGACTACTGCACCGCGGCACTCCTGCTGGAGTTCGCCTGTGCCCTCTCGAATCCGCAGGACCACGCCCAGTTCGAGGCCCTGAGGCTTCGCCTGGACGACTACCTCTCGCTCTCCACGGAGGACCACGCCCGGCTGGATGCGCTGAGGCGGCTCTGGATGCCGTCGCCCCCGACGCCCGAGGCCTGCGGCGAGTTCCTGCAGTTCTGGCTGCAGGACGAGCAGCGCACGGTCCTGAGAAACTTTCTGACCAACTTTCTGGGGTTCCTCCCCTCGGAGGAGCACCCGGCCCTCCTCGGGAGGATCTGTACGGCCCTCGGGGTCGCCCCGGACGCACACCCGCAGGCGGACGAAAGGCCGCCTCTGGAACGCGGCGAGGAGGTCGTCCGCATCTTGGCGCCGCTCTTCAAGAATTCGTGA